Genomic segment of Synechococcales cyanobacterium T60_A2020_003:
GATCGCTCTCGCAAAATGACCCTAATCGATCACGGGTTCCGGTTGCCCAGTGCCGCCGATAACCGACCGCTGAAGTCTGAGGAGTTTTGGAATAAGGTGGATCAGTGTGTCTTTGTGTCGGCCACTCCGGGGGAATGGGAACTGGAACAGTCGGACGGCAAGATGGATGTGAGTGGGGACGAGAAAAAGCCGATTAAGCTCTATGTTCCCGGAACGGGTCGCATTGTGGAACAGGTGATCCGTCCCACAGGAGTTCTCGATCCGGAGATCTTTGTGCGTCCGACCGAGGGACAGGTGGACGATCTCTTGGGCGAAATTCAGGAGCGGGTGAAGCGGGGCGAACGGACGCTGATCACGACTCTGACCAAGCGCATGGCGGAGGACTTGACCGAGTATTTTCAAGAAAGGGGGGTGCGGGTACGCTATCTCCACTCAGAAATTAACTCCATTGAGCGGATCGAAATTCTCCAAGATTTGCGGGGGGGAGAGTTTGACGTGCTGATTGGGGTGAACCTGCTGCGGGAAGGACTGGACTTGCCGGAGGTCTCTCTGGTTGCCATTCTGGATGCCGACAAAGAGGGATTTCTACGTGCCGAGCGATCGCTCATTCAGACGATTGGACGGGCGGCGCGGCACGTTCGTGGACA
This window contains:
- a CDS encoding UvrB/UvrC motif-containing protein, translating into DRSRKMTLIDHGFRLPSAADNRPLKSEEFWNKVDQCVFVSATPGEWELEQSDGKMDVSGDEKKPIKLYVPGTGRIVEQVIRPTGVLDPEIFVRPTEGQVDDLLGEIQERVKRGERTLITTLTKRMAEDLTEYFQERGVRVRYLHSEINSIERIEILQDLRGGEFDVLIGVNLLREGLDLPEVSLVAILDADKEGFLRAERSLIQTIGRAARHVRGQAILYADNLTDSMARAISETERRRAIQMAYNEKHGITPQPIIKRSNNSILQFLEVSRRISAQELEEIFEHSDDLSLEDIPDLIVKLEAEMKDAAKKLEFEEAAKLRDRIKQLRDRLLGKH